Proteins encoded together in one bacterium window:
- a CDS encoding ABC transporter ATP-binding protein: MPASPDLLDARGLAKTFGGLRAVNDLSFTVRTGEILGLLGPNGSGKTTVFHLIAGALAPDRGAVVFDGRDITRLAPYRRAALGIARTFQLVRALSGLSVLDNVLLARLYGRERAAAFGQARSDALECLRFCGLADLAARPAGTLSLAERKRLEVARALAAGPRLLLLDEPAAGLNPTEVGALLALFRRLRGGGITMVIVEHNIGAIRDLCDRVVVLDAGRKIAEGRPEDVLRHAGVVEVYLGG, from the coding sequence GTGCCCGCTAGTCCCGATCTGCTCGACGCGCGTGGCCTCGCGAAGACGTTCGGCGGGCTGCGCGCGGTCAACGATCTCTCGTTCACGGTTCGGACCGGGGAGATTTTGGGCCTCCTCGGTCCGAACGGATCCGGAAAGACCACCGTCTTCCACCTGATCGCCGGGGCGCTCGCGCCCGACCGCGGCGCGGTCGTCTTCGACGGCCGCGACATCACGCGGCTCGCGCCCTACCGGCGGGCGGCGCTCGGCATCGCGCGTACGTTTCAGCTGGTCCGGGCGCTCTCCGGGCTCTCCGTGCTCGACAACGTCCTCCTGGCGCGCCTCTACGGGCGGGAACGCGCCGCGGCGTTTGGGCAGGCGCGGTCGGACGCGCTCGAGTGCCTCCGGTTCTGCGGGCTCGCGGATCTCGCGGCGCGGCCGGCCGGCACACTCTCCCTCGCCGAACGCAAGCGCCTGGAGGTCGCCCGGGCGCTCGCCGCGGGGCCGCGCCTGTTGCTGCTCGACGAGCCGGCGGCCGGCCTCAATCCGACGGAAGTCGGCGCCCTGCTCGCGCTGTTCCGGCGGCTGCGCGGCGGCGGCATCACGATGGTGATCGTCGAGCACAACATCGGCGCCATTCGCGATCTGTGCGACCGGGTCGTCGTCCTCGACGCCGGCCGCAAGATCGCGGAAGGCCGGCCGGAGGACGTGCTCCGGCACGCCGGGGTAGTCGAGGTCTACCTGGGCGGATGA
- a CDS encoding amino acid ABC transporter substrate-binding protein — protein sequence MRNLLAAVALAVLVVGLPATGSVGAPAAAAKLGSVIPLTGRYGGGGAQVRAGYELAVDDINRAGGVTVGGQRVQLQLSVLDDESDPTKTVTRIETLAGQGVVALLGGFASDMHAAAAPVAEKDKLPYCGVAFALHKIHEQGFRYLFSPFPKSPDLGPETYRMLNASIPAEQRPRRVAIFQERTDWGQEMGDVWTSRSREYGYQIVLRAQYTPLSRDMSDIILRAKSAGADAVFALPNPPDGITMIRQMKELDFNPKAIVLIRAADVASWAQALGKDGDDVLLAPGWHHDLKSPGVAQLNAEHEQRFHRPADVIVGPAYACVQIVANAIGRAGRLDPGAIRDAMAATNMQTVMGPVRFRPDGTGIVTTVFVQWQAGKQELVWPRDLGGVRLIYPAPPWRAR from the coding sequence GCGGCCGCGAAGCTCGGCAGCGTCATTCCGCTGACCGGGCGGTACGGCGGCGGGGGGGCGCAGGTGCGCGCCGGATACGAGCTCGCGGTGGACGACATCAACCGCGCGGGCGGCGTGACGGTCGGCGGTCAGCGCGTCCAGCTGCAGCTGTCCGTGCTCGACGACGAATCCGACCCGACGAAGACCGTGACCCGGATCGAGACGCTGGCCGGCCAGGGTGTCGTCGCGCTGCTCGGCGGCTTCGCGAGCGACATGCACGCGGCGGCGGCGCCGGTGGCGGAGAAGGACAAACTCCCGTACTGCGGCGTGGCGTTCGCGCTGCACAAGATCCACGAGCAGGGCTTCCGGTACCTCTTCTCCCCGTTCCCGAAGTCGCCGGACCTCGGCCCCGAGACGTACCGCATGCTGAACGCGAGCATCCCCGCCGAACAGCGGCCCCGGCGCGTCGCGATCTTCCAGGAGCGGACGGACTGGGGCCAGGAGATGGGCGACGTCTGGACGTCGCGGTCGCGCGAGTACGGCTACCAGATCGTGCTGCGGGCGCAGTATACGCCGCTGTCGCGGGACATGTCCGACATCATCCTGCGGGCGAAGAGCGCGGGCGCCGACGCCGTCTTCGCGCTGCCGAACCCGCCCGACGGGATCACGATGATCCGCCAGATGAAGGAGCTCGACTTCAACCCGAAGGCCATCGTGCTGATCCGGGCCGCCGACGTCGCCAGCTGGGCGCAGGCGCTCGGCAAGGACGGCGACGACGTGCTGCTGGCGCCGGGCTGGCACCACGACCTCAAGTCCCCGGGCGTAGCGCAGCTCAACGCCGAGCACGAGCAGCGCTTTCACCGTCCGGCGGACGTGATCGTTGGCCCGGCGTACGCGTGCGTCCAGATCGTGGCCAACGCGATCGGCCGCGCGGGACGGCTGGATCCGGGCGCGATCCGCGACGCGATGGCGGCGACGAACATGCAGACCGTGATGGGACCCGTGCGGTTCCGGCCCGACGGCACGGGCATCGTGACGACCGTCTTCGTCCAATGGCAGGCCGGGAAACAGGAACTGGTGTGGCCGAGAGACCTCGGCGGCGTGCGGCTGATCTATCCGGCTCCGCCCTGGCGTGCCCGCTAG